The following are encoded together in the Humulus lupulus chromosome 5, drHumLupu1.1, whole genome shotgun sequence genome:
- the LOC133834743 gene encoding WD repeat-containing protein RUP2 produces MQAFHWSENLKVSKNNNKNLLLLSATYEWEMKNFNFPILNDRNPDSILAKQNNITHQNRDQTQSDQPLREWDFNLRTVVSSLSGTAAASDALGVIEFDPSDNVFATGGFARKIRIYRLNSLLSPDNNGDHQNDVVLLDHAAAYDYYICTPAKLSSLRWRPGTGGKILGSGDYDGVVTEYDLERKTPVFERDEHGGRRVWSVDYSHWDVYPVLGASGSDDGTMQMWDTRCERGECVGTVRPSGARCAVCCVEFNPFGGPLVALGCADRRAYGYDIRQLSDPVMVLDGHQKTVSYVRFLDSRTMVSAGTDGCLKLWDTDQSRAVRTYKGHVNSRSFVGLSVWRNGGLLGCGSENNKVFVYDKRWEQPIWVHGFGPGSDSDQGFVSSVCWRQVGEERCTLVAGGSDGVLQVFVGNRKKP; encoded by the coding sequence ATGCAAGCCTTTCATTGGTCCGAAAATCTAAAGGTCTCgaagaacaacaacaaaaacCTTCTTCTCCTCTCCGCCACTTATGAATGGGAAATGAAAAACTTCAATTTCCCAATACTAAATGACCGAAACCCAGATTCAATTTTAGCAAAACAAAATAATATCACACACCAAAACCGTGATCAAACCCAATCAGACCAACCCCTCAGAGAATGGGACTTTAATCTCCGAACTGTCGTTTCATCACTTTCAGGAACAGCCGCCGCCTCCGACGCCCTCGGCGTCATCGAGTTCGACCCCTCAGATAACGTTTTCGCCACGGGTGGCTTCGCTAGAAAGATACGAATATACAGATTGAATTCTTTGTTATCCCCCGACAACAACGGCGACCACCAAAACGACGTCGTTTTACTTGACCATGCGGCCGCGTATGACTATTATATCTGCACGCCCGCAAAGCTCAGCAGTCTTCGATGGAGACCCGGCACCGGCGGAAAGATACTTGGCTCCGGTGACTACGACGGCGTCGTTACGGAGTACGACCTGGAGAGAAAGACGCCCGTGTTCGAGCGCGACGAGCATGGTGGCCGGCGCGTTTGGAGTGTAGACTATTCGCATTGGGACGTTTACCCAGTCTTAGGGGCGTCCGGGTCCGACGATGGGACCATGCAAATGTGGGACACGCGTTGTGAGAGAGGGGAATGCGTGGGTACGGTGCGGCCCAGTGGAGCAAGGTGCGCGGTTTGCTGTGTCGAGTTTAACCCGTTTGGTGGGCCATTGGTGGCTCTTGGATGCGCTGATCGGAGGGCCTACGGGTACGATATCCGGCAACTTTCGGATCCGGTTATGGTTCTAGACGGGCATCAGAAAACGGTGTCGTATGTCAGGTTCCTCGATAGCCGTACGATGGTATCAGCTGGTACAGACGGGTGTTTGAAGCTGTGGGACACGGACCAGTCACGTGCGGTTCGCACGTACAAGGGGCACGTGAACAGTCGGAGCTTCGTAGGGCTATCAGTTTGGAGGAACGGCGGGTTACTCGGGTGCGGGTCGGAGAATAACAAGGTTTTTGTTTATGATAAGAGATGGGAGCAGCCCATTTGGGTTCATGGGTTTGGACCCGGGTCGGACTCGGACCAAGGGTTTGTGAGTAGTGTGTGCTGGAGACAAGTGGGAGAAGAGCGGTGCACCCTGGTGGCGGGTGGGTCGGATGGGGTTTTGCAGGTTTTTGTGGGTAATAGGAAGAAGCCATGA